The Ranitomeya imitator isolate aRanImi1 chromosome 6, aRanImi1.pri, whole genome shotgun sequence genome window below encodes:
- the LOC138642436 gene encoding dentin sialophosphoprotein-like, with the protein MGDLQILMMETMGGLQILMMETMGDLQILRMETMGGLQILMMETMGGLQILMMETMGDLQILMMETMGDLQILRMETMGGLQILMMETMGDLQILMMETMDTDDGDDGRSPDTDDGDDGQSPVTDDGDNGRSPDTDDGDDGRSPDTDDGDDGRSPDTDDGDDGQSPVTDDGDNGRSPDTDDGDDGRSPDTDDGDDGRSPDTEDGDDGRSPDTDDGDDGRSPDTDDGDDGHFVFC; encoded by the exons atgggcgatctccagatactgatgatggagacaatgggcggtctccagatactgatgatggagacgatgGGCGATCTCCAGATACTGAGGATGGAGACgatgggcggtctccagatactgatgatggagacgatgggcggtctccagatactgatgatggagacgatgggcgatctccagatactgatgatggagacgatgGGCGATCTCCAGATACTGAGGATGGAGACgatgggcggtctccagatactgatgatggagacgatgggcgatctccagatactgatgatggagacgatgg atactgatgatggagacgatgggcggtctccagatactgatgatggagacgatgGGCAGTCTCCTgttactgatgatggagacaatgggcggtctccagatactgatgatggagacgatgggcggtctccagatactgatgatggagacgatgggcggtctccagatactgatgatggagacgatgGGCAGTCTCCTgttactgatgatggagacaatgggcggtctccagatactgatgatggagacgatgggcggtctccagatactgatgatggagacgatgGGCGATCTCCAGATACTGAGGATGGAGACgatgggcggtctccagatactgatgatggagacgatgggcgatctccagatactgatgatggagacgatgg TCACTTTGTATTCTGTTAA